The genomic stretch GCCGACGTGCACTGCCCGACCGGCGCGCCGCGCGAGTCGATCGTGCGCATCGAGCGCGCGGAGGCGGGCGGACCCGGCGGCCAAGGGCTCTGGCGACCCGCGCGGCTCGGCCTGCGGCCGGGCTACGAGAGCGCGGCGCTGATGCGCTTCATCGCCGGCGGCTTCGCCGCCCGCACGAGCTAGGGGGAGGCCATGCCCAAGCGCAAGAACTGGCAGATCGGCCGTGAGCAGGACTACCCCTACGAGGCCGCGCCGCCCAAGCGGCAGGTGGCCTACATCTTCGATACGAACAAGTGCATCGAGTGCCAGACCTGCACCATCGCCTGCAAGGCGACCTGGACCAGCGGCAAGGGCCAGGAGACCACCTTCTGGAACAACGTCGAGACCAAGCCCTACGGCGGCTATCCGACGGCCTGGGACCTGCGCCTGCTCGAGATGAGCGAACCCGCGCGCTGGGCGCGCGGCGTGCTCGAGACGCCGACCGTTTTCGAAGGCCTGCCGCCCAACCAGCCGCCGCGCGGCCACCGGCCGGAGGTCGCCGACTACGGCGCGCCCAACCTGGGCGAGGACGACGTCACCGCGAACGTCGAGATGGGCATGGCTTTCGAGGGCATCCACCCGATGTGGATGTTCTACCTCGCCCGCATCTGCAACCACTGCGACCACCCGGCCTGTCTGGCGGCCTGCCCGCGCAAGGCCGTCTACAAGCGCGAGGAGGACGGGATCGTCCTCGTCGACCAGGAGCGCTGTCGCGGCTACCAGGAGTGCATTCGGGCCTGTCCGTACAAGAAGGTCTTCCACAACGTGATCAGCCGCGTGAGCGAGAAGTGCATCGGCTGCTACCCGCGCGTGGAGCAAGGCGAGGTGGCGCTCTGCGTGGAGGCCTGCATCGGGAAGATCCGCCTGCACGGCTTCCTCTCCACGCGCGAGGCGCCGCGCCCGGACAACCCGCTCGACTACATCATCAAGATCCGCCGGCTCGCGCTGCCGCTCTACCCGCAGCACGGCACGGGGCCGAACGTCTTCTACATTCCGCCCGTGCACGTGCCGGACGCCTTCCTCGAGCAGCTCTTCGGCCCGGAGGTGGCCGCGGCGAAGGCGCTCTACCGCGAGGCGGCGCGGGACAGGCAGCTACTCGGCGCGCTGCTGCTCTTCGGGGCGACGAACAAGATCATCACCCGCTTCGCCGTGCAGGGCGAGGAGGCCGTGGGCTGGGACGACGCCGGCACGGAGCTGGCGCGCGTGCCCTTCACCGAGCCCCACCGCGTGCGGAACTTCTTCGATGAGCGCCACGGCGCCTATCGCCACAACACGACCTAGGGAGGGCAGGCGATGCGGAGCGACGACGCGGGCCTCTGGGCCATTCTCGGCGCCTTCCTGTTCAGCATCCTGCTGATGGCGGGGCTGCTCACGCTGGCGCAGCGCGAGTACGTCCGCGGGCTGCGCGAGCGCCAGCTCGTCGGCGTGCAGACCCGCCTCGGCGCCGAGGCGCTCCTCGTCGTGCGCGTCGGCGCCGGCGCCGCGCTCGGCGATCCCGAGGCGAAGCTCTGGCGCGAGGCGCCGGCCACCCAGATCGCCCTGCTGCCGCAGAATGTGGCCCTGCCGGCGATCACGGAGACGGCGGTGGCGAGCATCGCGCTGCAGGCGGTCACCGACGGCGAGCGCATCGCCTTTCGCCTGAGCTGGCCGGACGCCACGCGCGACCGCGCGCAGGAGGTCACCCGCTTCGGCGACGCCGCCGCGCTGCAGTTCCCCCTCGCCGAGGACGCCACCTACATGATGGGCGCCGCGGGCAAGCGCGTGCAGATCCTGCACTGGAAGGCGCTCTGGCAGCGCGACGTCGACGAGGGCTTCCAGGACGTGCAGGACCTGCATCCCAACTACTGGGTCGACCTCTACTGGTTCGCCGCGGGCAGCTTCCCGCAGCGCGTGCCCGAGGACTTCGCCGACACCCGCGCCCAGGCCTGGTTCCCGGCGCGCGCGGCGGGCAACCCGATCGCCCAGTGGAATCGTGTCGAGCCGATCGAGGAACTGATCGCCGAGGGCTTCGGCACGCTCACGGCGCAGCGCGAGAGCGCGAGCGCCGGACGCGCCGTCTGGCGCGAAGGCCGCTGGTGGCTCACCGTCGTCCGCCCGCTCGAGACGCAGGACCCGAACGACTACCAGTTCCGCCTCGATCGGCCGGGCAGCGTGGGCGTCGCCATCTGGGACGGCAGCGCCGGCAACGTGGGCGGCCGCAAGCAGTACTCGCCCTGGCTCCGCTTCGAGGTGCAGGGATGAAAGAGCAGGCGCGCGCGCTTGCCCTGGCCGATCTCCTGTTTCTCCTGGCCGAGTTGTTGCGCGCGCCGGCGGCAGGCGCGCGCAGCCTGCCCGCCGCCGATCGCGCCGCGCTGACTGCGCTGCTCGCCGGGGCGGGCCTGGCGAGCCCGCAGCGCGCGGCGGCCCTGCTCGCCGACTGCCTCGCGCGAGCGGGGCGCGAGCCCGCCGCCCTCGCCGAGGCGCAGAGCGCGCTCTTCGAGGGCGCCGCGCCCTGCGCCGCGAACGAGACGGCCTTCGTGCGCCGCGACAAGGGCGCGCTGCTCGCCGACATCGCCGGCTTCTACCGCGCCTTCGGCTTTGCGCCCGCGGCCGGCACGGGCGAGAAGGCCGATCATCTCGGCGCCGAGCTCGAGTTCGTCGCGCTGCTGCTGGTCATGCGCGCGCAGGCGGCGGCCGCCGGCGAGGCCGAAGCGGCGGCAGTCACGCACGAGGCGCTCTGCGCCTACTGGGCCGACCACCTCGGCGAGTGGCTGCCCGCCTTCTGCGCGCGCCTGGCCGCGCTGGCCCCGGACCGCCATCACCGCCGCCTCGCGCGCCTGCTCG from bacterium encodes the following:
- a CDS encoding dehydrogenase: MPKRKNWQIGREQDYPYEAAPPKRQVAYIFDTNKCIECQTCTIACKATWTSGKGQETTFWNNVETKPYGGYPTAWDLRLLEMSEPARWARGVLETPTVFEGLPPNQPPRGHRPEVADYGAPNLGEDDVTANVEMGMAFEGIHPMWMFYLARICNHCDHPACLAACPRKAVYKREEDGIVLVDQERCRGYQECIRACPYKKVFHNVISRVSEKCIGCYPRVEQGEVALCVEACIGKIRLHGFLSTREAPRPDNPLDYIIKIRRLALPLYPQHGTGPNVFYIPPVHVPDAFLEQLFGPEVAAAKALYREAARDRQLLGALLLFGATNKIITRFAVQGEEAVGWDDAGTELARVPFTEPHRVRNFFDERHGAYRHNTT